From Mesomycoplasma dispar, a single genomic window includes:
- a CDS encoding lipoate--protein ligase → MKIYTTENTSPFYTLVCEEIILKDEQNFDDILYFYQHKNAIIIGKNQNIYEEIKIDKIEKENIEVYRRLSGGGAVYHDLGNINFSFITKKQNHSYQKFLSPIIEFFKSLGLKAEFKGRNDLIVNGAKVSGNAQIIHKDKIVHHGTILFNANLAKLGQVLRPNRLKIESKGIKSIRQRVTNILHEMEEPIDDSEFIFRLISFFEKKYETKAVDVENYFENGISNHKNFQEISQLRKSKNWVFGTNPFFSYENAKRTSAGILKVLANIEKNLIVKIKFEGDFLSQRSIEEIENILENKEFNRDILEIELLNIHNLEEYFGSIPLNEILDTIFGN, encoded by the coding sequence ATGAAAATCTATACTACTGAGAATACAAGCCCTTTTTACACGTTAGTTTGCGAAGAAATAATTTTAAAAGATGAACAAAATTTCGATGATATTTTGTATTTTTACCAACATAAAAACGCAATAATTATCGGTAAAAATCAAAATATTTACGAAGAAATTAAAATTGATAAAATTGAAAAAGAAAATATTGAAGTTTACCGTCGACTTTCAGGTGGTGGCGCTGTTTATCACGACTTAGGTAATATTAATTTTTCCTTTATAACTAAAAAGCAAAATCATAGTTATCAAAAATTTCTATCGCCAATCATTGAATTTTTTAAATCATTAGGTCTAAAAGCTGAATTTAAAGGTCGAAACGATCTGATTGTAAATGGTGCAAAAGTTTCAGGGAATGCGCAAATAATTCATAAAGACAAAATTGTCCATCACGGAACAATTTTGTTTAATGCAAATTTAGCAAAACTAGGTCAAGTTTTAAGGCCAAATCGACTAAAAATTGAATCAAAAGGGATTAAATCTATCCGCCAAAGGGTGACAAATATCCTTCACGAAATGGAAGAACCAATTGATGATAGTGAATTTATTTTTAGATTAATTTCTTTTTTTGAAAAAAAATACGAAACAAAAGCAGTCGATGTTGAAAACTACTTTGAAAATGGGATTTCAAATCATAAAAATTTCCAAGAAATAAGCCAATTGAGAAAATCAAAAAATTGGGTTTTTGGAACTAACCCGTTTTTTAGTTATGAAAACGCAAAACGAACAAGTGCTGGAATTTTAAAAGTGCTTGCTAATATCGAGAAAAATTTGATTGTAAAAATCAAATTTGAGGGCGACTTTTTATCCCAAAGATCTATTGAAGAAATTGAGAACATTCTTGAAAACAAAGAATTTAATCGTGATATTTTGGAAATAGAACTACTAAATATACATAATTTAGAAGAATATTTCGGTTCAATCCCTCTTAATGAAATTTTAGATACAATTTTTGGAAATTAA
- a CDS encoding ATP-binding cassette domain-containing protein gives MKIKTKEIVKIYDQKLPTQLIALDKVNVEINQGEFIAIIGQTGSGKTTFIQHMNALLLPDKGEIEYFYIDSENNEKKLVVKKPKFFRSKLKFVNEIRRRVGVVFQFAEYQLFEQTIEKDIIFGAVSMGTPKSEAKKKATEMIELVGLDQSFLQKSPFELSGGQKRRVAIAGILAMNPDIIFFDEPTAGLDPQGTIKMLEILDTLNKMGKTIILATHDLDSVLEWTKRCIFFKDGKIIYDGETYPILANNKFLVENNMLPTNLLNFREKLIKIGYPISDVKSIAELITEINAIIEKEKNAN, from the coding sequence ATGAAAATTAAAACAAAAGAAATTGTAAAAATCTATGATCAAAAATTACCAACTCAATTAATAGCTCTTGATAAAGTTAATGTCGAAATTAATCAAGGCGAATTTATCGCAATAATTGGTCAAACTGGATCAGGCAAAACAACTTTTATTCAACATATGAATGCACTTTTGCTTCCTGATAAAGGTGAAATTGAGTATTTTTATATTGATTCAGAAAATAACGAAAAAAAATTAGTCGTGAAAAAACCAAAGTTTTTTCGTTCAAAACTTAAGTTTGTAAACGAAATTAGACGTCGTGTCGGCGTTGTTTTTCAGTTTGCTGAATATCAACTTTTTGAACAAACAATCGAAAAAGATATCATTTTTGGCGCAGTTTCGATGGGAACTCCTAAAAGTGAAGCGAAAAAAAAGGCGACTGAAATGATTGAATTAGTCGGGCTTGATCAAAGTTTTTTACAAAAATCACCTTTTGAACTTTCAGGTGGACAAAAACGTCGTGTGGCAATTGCTGGAATTTTGGCAATGAACCCCGATATCATTTTTTTTGATGAACCAACAGCTGGTCTAGATCCACAAGGCACAATAAAAATGCTTGAAATTCTTGACACTTTAAACAAAATGGGAAAAACAATCATTTTAGCAACGCACGATCTTGATAGTGTTTTAGAGTGGACAAAACGTTGTATTTTTTTTAAAGATGGTAAAATTATATACGACGGTGAAACTTATCCGATTTTAGCAAATAATAAGTTTTTGGTCGAAAACAACATGTTACCGACCAATCTGTTGAATTTTCGCGAAAAATTAATTAAAATTGGTTACCCAATTTCTGATGTTAAATCAATTGCTGAGTTGATTACAGAAATTAACGCTATAATTGAAAAGGAAAAAAATGCAAATTAG
- a CDS encoding toprim domain-containing protein — MIKERLENLAEILRQIPGISKKQAMKILFFLIDIPPSQIENFVNSIYELKKNTQYCQKCGYLNSNPVCEICLDFQRSFKILVVENSEMVTKFEKSGKYDGQYFVFGNYDVKKLENHSSQIKKIADLAANKSEIILAFSSTIDGWVFTNYLAKHELLSGLKITRLATGIPFGASIDYIDSITLDQALENRQEMEK; from the coding sequence ATGATTAAAGAAAGATTAGAAAATCTTGCTGAAATTTTAAGGCAAATTCCCGGAATTTCCAAAAAACAGGCAATGAAAATCCTGTTCTTTTTGATTGATATACCACCTTCGCAAATTGAAAATTTTGTTAATTCAATTTACGAATTGAAAAAAAATACTCAATATTGCCAAAAATGTGGTTATTTAAATTCAAATCCAGTCTGTGAAATATGCCTGGATTTTCAACGTTCTTTCAAAATTTTAGTGGTTGAAAATTCAGAAATGGTTACAAAATTTGAAAAATCAGGAAAATATGATGGGCAATATTTCGTTTTTGGGAACTATGATGTTAAAAAATTGGAAAACCATAGTTCCCAAATTAAAAAAATTGCAGATTTAGCTGCAAATAAAAGTGAAATAATTCTTGCTTTTTCATCAACCATAGATGGTTGAGTTTTTACAAATTATCTCGCAAAACACGAACTTTTATCAGGTCTTAAAATTACACGGCTTGCAACGGGAATTCCGTTTGGCGCTTCAATTGACTACATTGATAGCATCACTTTAGATCAAGCGCTTGAAAATCGACAAGAAATGGAAAAGTAA
- a CDS encoding energy-coupling factor transporter ATPase, producing MIKVSNICFSYTNDIDQLVLKDISVVFEKGKYYAILGHNGSGKSTFSKILSGIFRPQKGTVEVDSILLNRENLPKIRKKIGIIFQNPDNQFVGATVEDDIAFSLENINENPKKMNKIIIDLAEKVQMKSYLEREPQFLSGGQKQRVAIASVLALNPEIIIFDEITSMLDPRGKADVVKILDDLRKDKTKTLISITHNMDEAILADEIIVFAKGQIIAKGDPRLILNDENIIEQAKIDSPFIYKVSRALNLVTPTYDENELLDQLWKLKQKKL from the coding sequence ATGATCAAAGTTTCAAATATTTGTTTTAGTTATACAAACGATATTGATCAACTTGTTTTAAAAGATATTAGTGTTGTTTTCGAAAAAGGCAAATATTATGCAATTTTAGGGCATAACGGATCGGGAAAATCGACATTTTCCAAGATTCTTTCAGGGATTTTTAGACCACAAAAAGGTACAGTTGAGGTTGACTCTATTTTGTTAAATAGGGAAAATTTGCCAAAAATTAGAAAAAAAATTGGCATTATTTTCCAAAACCCTGATAATCAATTTGTCGGTGCCACAGTTGAAGATGATATTGCCTTTAGTTTAGAAAATATCAATGAAAATCCAAAGAAAATGAATAAAATAATAATTGATTTAGCTGAAAAAGTGCAAATGAAATCCTATTTAGAACGTGAACCGCAATTTTTGTCTGGAGGACAAAAACAAAGAGTGGCGATTGCATCAGTTTTGGCGCTCAATCCTGAAATAATAATTTTTGATGAGATAACTTCAATGCTTGATCCGCGAGGTAAGGCTGATGTGGTTAAAATTTTGGACGATTTGCGGAAAGATAAGACAAAAACCTTAATTTCAATAACTCACAATATGGATGAGGCAATTTTAGCTGATGAAATTATTGTTTTTGCAAAAGGTCAAATTATCGCCAAAGGTGATCCAAGATTAATTTTAAATGATGAAAATATAATAGAACAGGCAAAAATCGACTCTCCTTTTATTTATAAAGTCTCAAGAGCGCTTAATTTAGTTACTCCGACTTACGATGAAAATGAATTGTTGGATCAGTTATGAAAATTAAAACAAAAGAAATTGTAA
- a CDS encoding DJ-1/PfpI family protein, which translates to MKKLLVILLDKFQDIELTTFISLIKKANIFGQIEFFNPENKLVTGQFGVVQIEGQNHWKADDFDAIFIPGGFAAQLFRKCEKSTELVREFFLKNKFVFAICDAPNAIFELNLAKNYKFSSYPNEKNSKIELRQEALVTVDKNYISARNAASSAEFAFKVIENLDSKELAEKIKNGFYA; encoded by the coding sequence ATGAAAAAATTACTAGTTATTTTACTTGATAAATTTCAGGACATTGAATTAACAACTTTTATTTCGCTAATTAAAAAAGCGAATATTTTTGGGCAAATTGAATTTTTTAACCCAGAAAACAAATTGGTGACAGGTCAATTTGGAGTTGTGCAAATTGAAGGACAAAACCACTGAAAAGCAGATGATTTTGATGCTATTTTTATCCCAGGCGGTTTTGCTGCACAATTGTTTCGCAAATGTGAAAAATCTACTGAATTAGTACGTGAATTTTTCTTAAAAAACAAGTTTGTTTTTGCAATTTGTGATGCACCAAATGCGATTTTTGAACTAAATTTAGCAAAAAATTACAAGTTTAGTTCTTATCCAAACGAAAAAAATTCAAAAATCGAATTAAGACAGGAAGCGTTAGTTACTGTTGATAAAAATTATATTTCAGCAAGAAACGCTGCAAGTTCAGCAGAATTTGCTTTTAAAGTCATCGAAAATTTAGACTCAAAAGAACTTGCTGAAAAAATTAAAAATGGATTTTATGCTTAA
- the rsmI gene encoding 16S rRNA (cytidine(1402)-2'-O)-methyltransferase, which yields MTPKITFLATPIGNLKDISLRGIEALKNADFILCEDSRISKKLLNFLEIYDKKLISYHKFNEKSVISKISPLIFSGKNIVLISDAGSPLVSDPGQILIKWAHEKKVEVDFLPGACAFVGAFVLSGFDSPLVFMGFFNSKKQQIIKQITGFKEDFSYIFYVSPYKLIHILEVIQEIYEQTIEIFLVKEMTKIHQKYFFGTPFEILNQVQNSLKGEFTMVLRLKKTKKTREKQNKYQKFSKIM from the coding sequence ATGACTCCAAAAATTACTTTTTTAGCAACTCCAATCGGGAATTTAAAAGATATTAGTCTTCGTGGAATCGAAGCCTTGAAAAATGCGGATTTTATACTGTGCGAGGATAGTAGAATCTCCAAAAAACTATTAAATTTTTTGGAAATTTATGACAAAAAACTAATTTCCTACCATAAATTTAATGAAAAATCAGTTATTTCCAAAATTTCGCCGTTAATTTTTTCAGGAAAAAACATTGTGCTAATTTCCGATGCTGGATCTCCATTAGTTAGCGATCCAGGTCAAATTTTAATAAAATGAGCCCACGAAAAAAAAGTTGAAGTAGATTTCTTGCCTGGTGCGTGTGCTTTTGTCGGCGCTTTTGTCCTTTCGGGATTCGATTCACCATTAGTTTTTATGGGTTTTTTTAATTCAAAAAAACAACAAATTATTAAACAAATAACAGGTTTCAAAGAAGATTTTAGTTATATTTTTTATGTATCACCGTATAAATTAATTCATATTCTTGAAGTAATTCAAGAAATTTATGAACAAACTATAGAAATATTTTTAGTTAAAGAAATGACAAAAATTCACCAAAAATATTTTTTTGGAACACCTTTTGAAATTCTAAATCAAGTCCAAAATTCACTAAAAGGTGAATTTACAATGGTTTTAAGGTTAAAAAAAACTAAAAAAACGCGGGAAAAACAAAACAAGTACCAAAAATTTTCTAAAATAATGTAA
- a CDS encoding DNA polymerase III subunit delta': MLAETKNWTHFLNSLTESEKISHAILLISSYANFLDDKIKEFLDIFENQYDIFEYDILNKTLSKQAFVEEINKLYFSSFSNHQSKIFILKNIEGAHVSLLNSILKILEDPPRSTYFLLTSKSQNLVIPTVVSRCQVFRFSKLDNEKELKKKLDNWKKSPYNSIFSRIFTNFEVAINAIQVVSEEDLVKFESLLRNLVKNKVDFLIFLNKTLTKENTIIYVKMLIFHLKSIFFDYFKKNLKNFKKEKFLPLNFEKMTNIMQSSHNFLSTLSTNENFNVQKSAFLVRLNIILS, from the coding sequence ATGCTAGCAGAAACAAAAAATTGAACTCATTTTCTTAATAGTTTGACTGAAAGTGAAAAAATTTCTCACGCAATTTTATTAATTTCTAGTTATGCTAATTTTTTGGATGACAAAATTAAGGAATTTCTTGATATTTTTGAGAATCAATACGATATTTTTGAATATGATATTTTAAATAAAACTCTTTCAAAACAAGCATTTGTTGAGGAAATTAATAAATTGTACTTTAGTTCGTTTTCGAACCATCAATCCAAAATTTTCATATTAAAAAATATTGAAGGCGCACACGTTTCTTTACTAAATTCGATTTTAAAAATTCTCGAGGATCCACCTAGGTCAACTTATTTTTTGTTAACTTCAAAGTCTCAAAATTTAGTAATCCCGACTGTTGTCTCGCGTTGTCAAGTTTTCCGATTTAGTAAATTAGATAACGAGAAAGAACTTAAAAAAAAATTAGATAATTGAAAAAAAAGTCCTTATAATTCAATTTTTTCAAGGATTTTTACAAATTTTGAAGTCGCTATTAATGCCATTCAAGTTGTGTCGGAAGAAGATTTAGTAAAATTCGAATCTTTGCTTAGAAATTTAGTTAAAAATAAGGTTGATTTTTTGATTTTCCTAAACAAAACTTTAACAAAAGAAAATACAATTATTTACGTAAAAATGTTAATTTTTCACCTTAAATCAATTTTTTTTGATTATTTTAAAAAAAATCTTAAAAATTTTAAAAAAGAAAAATTTTTACCATTAAATTTTGAAAAAATGACTAATATAATGCAATCATCACATAATTTTTTGTCTACATTGTCTACAAACGAAAATTTTAATGTGCAAAAATCCGCATTTTTAGTAAGATTAAACATTATTTTATCTTAA
- the tmk gene encoding dTMP kinase has product MFISFEGIDASGKSTVMELFAKYLRIKFPEKEIITTFEPGGRNLKEALQIREFLLNKNNQISPYVEMLLFATSRRIHLEKLIWPALKSGKIVLCDRYIDSSIAYQGFGNNIDIDLVMDLNNLISEKTFPDLTIFLDVKITKSIERMRIFRDHKRDRLENRGEEFYKKVIEGYEFLEKTRENFYKIDGNGTYDEVLALLIEFFENYYASRNKKLNSFS; this is encoded by the coding sequence ATGTTTATTAGTTTTGAGGGTATTGATGCAAGTGGTAAATCAACCGTTATGGAATTATTTGCCAAATATTTGAGAATTAAATTTCCGGAAAAAGAAATAATAACCACTTTTGAACCTGGCGGAAGAAATTTAAAAGAAGCCTTACAAATCCGTGAATTTTTACTTAACAAAAACAACCAAATTAGTCCATATGTGGAAATGCTTTTGTTTGCAACTTCAAGGCGAATTCATCTTGAAAAATTGATTTGACCCGCACTAAAGTCAGGAAAAATTGTTCTTTGCGATCGTTATATCGATTCTTCCATCGCTTATCAAGGTTTTGGAAATAATATTGATATTGATTTGGTTATGGATTTAAATAATTTAATTTCCGAAAAAACTTTTCCAGATTTGACTATTTTTTTAGATGTTAAAATCACAAAATCTATCGAAAGAATGAGAATTTTTCGCGATCATAAACGTGATCGCCTTGAGAATCGCGGTGAAGAATTTTACAAAAAAGTAATTGAAGGTTACGAGTTTTTGGAAAAAACTCGTGAAAATTTTTATAAAATCGATGGAAACGGGACTTACGATGAAGTTTTAGCGCTTTTAATTGAGTTTTTTGAGAATTATTATGCTAGCAGAAACAAAAAATTGAACTCATTTTCTTAA
- the hpt gene encoding hypoxanthine phosphoribosyltransferase encodes MTHKSITKILYNNEQIKTRINEIAEWINLNYADSKLIVFIGVLKGSLIFLTELIQKVKIDCMIDFVIAKSYFGGTESTGELKIITDIDTIIENKDVILVDDILDSGITLAKIRDYLKLRKPNSLKIITLFDKKSKRKYNIEADISGFEVPDAFLVGYGLDYQDKYRNWPFVAIFDPNKN; translated from the coding sequence ATGACTCATAAAAGCATAACTAAAATTCTTTATAATAATGAACAAATTAAAACTCGGATTAACGAAATTGCCGAATGAATTAATCTAAATTATGCAGATTCAAAATTAATAGTTTTTATCGGAGTACTTAAAGGTTCGCTAATTTTTTTAACTGAATTAATTCAAAAGGTTAAAATTGACTGTATGATTGACTTTGTGATCGCCAAATCTTATTTTGGCGGAACTGAATCAACAGGAGAATTAAAAATTATTACTGATATTGATACGATAATCGAAAATAAAGATGTCATTTTAGTTGATGATATTCTTGATTCAGGAATAACCTTGGCTAAAATCAGAGACTATTTAAAACTAAGAAAGCCAAATTCTTTAAAAATTATTACTTTATTTGATAAAAAGTCAAAAAGAAAATACAACATTGAAGCCGATATTTCTGGTTTTGAAGTTCCTGATGCCTTTCTTGTAGGTTATGGTTTGGATTATCAAGATAAATATCGAAACTGACCTTTTGTTGCTATTTTTGATCCTAATAAAAATTAA
- the dnaX gene encoding DNA polymerase III subunit gamma/tau, whose amino-acid sequence MEMKNGYVAWYRKYRPTKFSDIVGQKYLVESLKNIIKSGHFFHAYLFSGPRGTGKTSVAKIFANAINCTHKQDSVEPCENCIQNLNNSLDIIEMDAASHNGVKEIREIIENSINLPQVSPYKIYILDEVHMLSTSAFNAFLKTLEEPPKHMIFILATTEVHKIPLTILSRVQRYNFLGLNEEEICSRLEFILENEKIKYEKDTLKSIFLLSQSSLRDAISILEQAITFGNGVLNQKNINELFGLVSREIITNFVNALFLGQSKISFEILDQISLQSKNFQLFLESLIHLVKEWIIWKTTKTSELLEFYTINDLEKLEISRDFAFKFLEIAYSSLKDINFKEFQNLTIEVFVMKVLAQKTEKTSELIDIKPENLDNSNKNINKKEKKVDQIEAGVTNFRKTEDRIQKLDKLYSDGLNTSDNFKEQENYSSLFNRKLEQNLEKKPMNTDVFSNSSIGFEKSQEVINPFLKRETNDLYSFRDRATDSNKNLDFQENIDFSNSFLNENNNEKIENADKNDFNSFNSMEISNKNTVNFTHSFESNNENLVGLDKNLTNNSKFFKKIESKDYLTIEEALNFILLGKNFHNQDAATYVALVKDWNTNLPLFEYNVEFTNIVSILKRAEIISLGSNFVCFTVKNNEYEEILIETIRENLKVSELLIQIFKREMQAVALSKNLVEETKIRFKEMKAQGKEIVVKPFEIAKQTVVSKDDLKKLFFDK is encoded by the coding sequence ATGGAAATGAAAAATGGTTATGTTGCTTGGTACCGAAAATATCGCCCAACCAAATTTTCTGATATTGTCGGGCAAAAATATTTGGTTGAAAGTTTGAAAAACATCATAAAATCAGGTCATTTTTTTCACGCCTATCTATTTTCAGGACCGCGTGGAACTGGGAAAACATCAGTTGCAAAAATTTTTGCTAATGCAATAAATTGTACTCACAAACAAGATTCAGTTGAACCTTGCGAAAACTGTATTCAAAATTTGAATAACTCGCTTGATATTATCGAAATGGATGCTGCTTCCCACAACGGAGTCAAAGAAATTAGAGAAATCATTGAAAATTCGATTAATTTACCGCAAGTTAGTCCCTATAAAATTTATATTTTAGATGAAGTTCATATGCTTTCAACTTCAGCTTTCAACGCTTTTTTGAAAACTTTAGAAGAACCACCAAAACATATGATTTTTATTTTAGCAACAACCGAAGTCCACAAAATACCGCTAACAATTCTTTCCCGAGTTCAAAGATACAATTTTCTTGGATTAAATGAAGAAGAAATTTGTAGTAGATTAGAGTTTATTCTTGAAAATGAAAAGATAAAATATGAAAAAGATACGTTAAAATCGATCTTTTTATTAAGTCAGAGCAGTCTTCGTGATGCAATTTCAATTTTAGAACAGGCTATAACTTTCGGAAACGGAGTTCTAAATCAAAAAAATATTAACGAACTTTTTGGTTTAGTAAGTAGAGAAATAATTACTAATTTTGTTAATGCGCTTTTTTTGGGTCAATCTAAAATTTCCTTCGAAATTTTAGATCAAATTTCGTTACAAAGCAAAAATTTTCAATTATTTTTAGAATCATTAATTCATTTGGTAAAAGAATGAATTATTTGAAAAACCACGAAAACAAGTGAATTACTTGAATTTTATACTATTAATGATCTGGAAAAATTAGAAATTAGTCGTGATTTTGCGTTTAAATTTTTAGAAATTGCCTATTCTTCTTTAAAAGACATCAACTTTAAGGAATTTCAAAATTTAACTATTGAAGTTTTTGTAATGAAGGTTTTAGCACAAAAAACTGAAAAAACAAGCGAATTAATCGATATTAAACCTGAAAATTTAGATAACAGTAATAAAAATATTAATAAAAAAGAAAAAAAAGTCGATCAAATTGAGGCTGGTGTTACTAATTTTCGTAAAACAGAGGATCGGATTCAAAAACTTGATAAATTGTATTCAGATGGCTTAAATACAAGTGATAATTTTAAAGAACAAGAAAATTATTCTTCACTTTTTAATCGAAAATTAGAACAAAATTTAGAAAAAAAACCTATGAATACCGATGTTTTTTCCAATTCAAGCATTGGTTTTGAAAAATCCCAAGAAGTAATAAATCCTTTTTTAAAAAGGGAAACTAATGATTTATATTCTTTTAGAGATAGAGCAACAGATTCAAATAAAAATTTAGATTTTCAAGAAAATATTGATTTTTCTAATTCATTTTTGAACGAAAATAACAACGAAAAAATTGAAAATGCTGACAAAAATGACTTTAATTCTTTTAATTCAATGGAAATCAGCAATAAAAATACAGTTAATTTCACCCATTCCTTTGAAAGTAATAATGAAAATTTAGTTGGATTGGATAAAAATTTGACTAATAATAGTAAATTTTTTAAAAAAATAGAGTCAAAAGACTATTTAACAATAGAAGAAGCCTTAAATTTTATACTTTTAGGAAAAAATTTTCATAACCAAGATGCAGCAACATATGTTGCCCTGGTTAAAGATTGAAATACAAATCTACCACTTTTTGAGTATAACGTTGAATTTACAAATATCGTTAGCATTCTAAAACGAGCTGAAATTATCTCTTTAGGATCGAATTTTGTATGTTTTACTGTAAAAAACAACGAATATGAAGAAATTTTAATTGAAACAATAAGGGAAAATTTGAAAGTTAGCGAATTATTAATACAAATTTTTAAACGGGAAATGCAAGCGGTTGCTTTAAGCAAAAATCTGGTAGAAGAAACAAAAATTAGATTCAAAGAAATGAAGGCTCAAGGGAAAGAAATTGTTGTAAAACCATTTGAAATTGCTAAACAAACTGTTGTTTCAAAAGATGATTTAAAAAAACTTTTTTTTGATAAATAA
- a CDS encoding YbaB/EbfC family nucleoid-associated protein, translating to MDFQKIMKEARRIQKDQKIKRDALEKTDFDFENQGISLTVSGGFEVKKIKISPILVDKEDIETLEDLLSITLNQAMLKIKEENEKITNPSQV from the coding sequence ATGGATTTTCAAAAAATAATGAAAGAAGCTCGAAGAATACAAAAGGATCAAAAAATTAAAAGAGATGCACTTGAAAAAACAGATTTCGACTTTGAAAACCAAGGCATTTCACTAACAGTTTCAGGTGGTTTTGAGGTAAAAAAAATAAAAATTTCACCCATTTTAGTTGATAAAGAAGATATCGAAACGCTAGAAGATCTACTTTCAATCACATTAAATCAAGCGATGTTAAAAATTAAAGAAGAAAACGAAAAAATAACCAATCCAAGTCAAGTCTAA
- a CDS encoding alpha/beta fold hydrolase: protein MEVSKKIQVENEEIFYFLEENNRPKVLFLHGFNSSHNFIFQLRKNKNRNYDIVSFDFPGCGQSSNNDKISVENYQKIAISFIKTLNLKVQIVVGHSLGAASALYVLNEKLAKKAILVAPLNPYIFELNLMEEMKKLGIWLLPRNLQEAKESLENLVFDNKFGFKNNLAKNAINFFKTVEKKEIIFSYIVFKQILNLNWHKNVLLPLYEQKNDYYLVGGANDKFVSIKSVEKISLVFGKKMIKLEKTGHAVFFERSEEVNAEIEKML, encoded by the coding sequence ATGGAAGTTAGTAAAAAAATACAGGTTGAAAATGAAGAAATTTTCTACTTTTTAGAGGAAAATAATCGGCCTAAAGTTCTATTTTTACACGGTTTTAATTCGAGTCATAACTTTATTTTTCAACTTAGAAAAAATAAAAATCGGAATTATGATATTGTTTCATTCGATTTTCCTGGATGCGGTCAAAGTAGTAATAATGACAAAATTAGTGTTGAAAATTACCAAAAAATTGCAATTAGTTTCATAAAAACCTTGAATTTAAAAGTCCAAATTGTTGTTGGCCACTCGCTTGGCGCAGCATCTGCTTTGTATGTTTTGAATGAAAAACTTGCTAAAAAAGCAATTTTAGTCGCGCCTTTAAACCCTTATATTTTTGAACTAAATTTAATGGAGGAAATGAAAAAATTAGGAATTTGATTATTGCCAAGAAATCTCCAAGAAGCAAAAGAATCACTTGAAAATCTAGTTTTTGACAATAAATTTGGTTTTAAAAACAATTTAGCCAAAAATGCAATTAATTTTTTTAAAACTGTGGAAAAAAAAGAAATAATTTTTTCCTACATTGTATTTAAGCAAATTCTTAATTTAAATTGACATAAAAATGTGCTTTTACCACTTTATGAACAAAAAAACGATTATTATTTAGTTGGCGGTGCTAATGATAAGTTTGTTTCGATAAAAAGTGTTGAAAAAATTTCGCTTGTTTTTGGAAAAAAAATGATCAAACTAGAGAAAACAGGGCATGCTGTTTTCTTTGAAAGAAGTGAAGAAGTTAATGCTGAAATTGAAAAAATGCTGTAA